Proteins encoded in a region of the Anopheles aquasalis chromosome 2, idAnoAquaMG_Q_19, whole genome shotgun sequence genome:
- the LOC126569690 gene encoding ADP-ribosylation factor-like protein 6-interacting protein 4: protein MKIGKRNRKSRRDSSSSSSSSSSGSSISSTGHRSRAKRKRRDASSESTSSSTSNSSSSGSSSSSSDSSTERRRRKKKLKRKLLKLQKKEEKARKKAVRKEKKAKRKQKLEKKAAKRKVKEERKAARIREQQPAPTTDKPDDASLLDCGVPLGLMNRKARAPETREEYEARQSVIRRVVDPATGRARLIKGDGEIIEEFVSRERHQEINRQATAADGAEFQRRTVGFNNVP, encoded by the coding sequence ATGAAAATTGGCAAAAGGAACAGGAAATCGAGACGCGATAGCTCTAGCTCATCGTCAAGTAGCAGCTCTGGCAGCTctatcagcagcaccggccacAGAAGCAGGGCCAAACGGAAACGGCGGGATGCATCCTCggagagcaccagcagcagtaccagcaacagcagcagcagcggcagtagcagcagctctagCGATTCTAGCACGGAACGCAGGCGTAGAAAGAAGAAATTGAAGCGTAAACTGTTGAAACtccaaaagaaggaagagaaagctcGCAAGAAAGCGGTACGCAAGGAGAAAAAGGCTAaacggaagcagaagctggAGAAGAAAGCAGCCAAACGGAAGgtgaaagaagaacgaaaggCTGCTCGGATCCGAGAGCAACAACCGGCGCCAACCACGGACAAGCCCGACGATGCTTCCCTGCTGGATTGTGGTGTTCCCCTAGGGTTGATGAATCGAAAGGCAAGAGCGCCGGAGACAAGGGAAGAATACGAAGCCCGGCAGTCCGTAATTCGCCGTGTGGTCGATCCGGCAACGGGCCGGGCACGGCTGATTAAAGGTGATGGAGAGATAATCGAAGAGTTCGTGAGCCGTGAACGCCACCAGGAAATCAACCGGCAAGCCACTGCGGCCGATGGGGCCGAGTTCCAGCGTCGCACCGTCGGATTCAACAATGTCCCGTAG